From the Huiozyma naganishii CBS 8797 chromosome 2, complete genome genome, one window contains:
- the UBX2 gene encoding Ubx2p (similar to Saccharomyces cerevisiae UBX2 (YML013W); ancestral locus Anc_5.543), translating into MPVISHRGEEFHLAHDEEDKLNQFQSITSFTEDDLPLIVKLLRNHGWQLEPALSRYFDGDWRENLSLTETPAAPPMRSPSPSPPTQPQQRRGSIESGSPTPRISRSVSATDNLAGFDTSMLVPTLPVVHSLPANYKDRFQLVGLNRARELTQQPNPLMIILLFIPNTLLKLVSLLWSLLSKLHIGSTNVQKPKIFRVPKQATTESNEVRVGELIEDEDLAHRLEGVLGERPAFNDALQSCKEEFKYMLVLLVGNVRQPPPTEDAEVVDEKAETVAAVEEVDSNSMKFLRNVVCDNGTLKLLEDYKDEMIVYLGSVIELEPWLITRDLKIKYTPEAFLIGNVLNSNGSVNGATKLSVLSKLRVTSARRFQNSLKLTLDKFNPEMTVNRTEHHELRTARKIRQMQEEAYQNSLMEDKMKAERRKIKEQEEALEQQLLAKRESEAKMAETLRQLQWLEKCIDVMETHGEGQQKADTGKYATLQIRTSEGTRFVCKFVGDTTLHSVYINVGCHLYLNNNSPDQEAWAKSVIAKIKELMRSDSVLCFKDIESAEDDLDDLDIAKLIREELAKHTDGAQTPAEISFDFELVSPFPRYKVPTNEKLKLREVSQLWPNGSLLVENIIEEDDEGEEGTTDDSE; encoded by the coding sequence ATGCCCGTGATATCGCACCGTGGCGAAGAGTTCCATCTCGCGcacgacgaggaggacaagCTCAACCAATTCCAGTCGATCACAAGCTTCACAGAGGACGATTTGCCACTGATCGTGAAGTTGCTGAGAAACCACGGCTGGCAGCTCGAGCCGGCATTGTCCCGGTACTTTGACGGGGACTGGCGGGAGAACCTGTCCCTCACAGAGACGCCCGCGGCGCCACCGATGCGGTCACCGTCGCCGTCGCCACCGACGCAGCCACAGCAACGGCGCGGGTCCATCGAGAGCGGCTCACCGACTCCGAGGATATCTAGGTCTGTTAGTGCCACAGATAACCTGGCTGGGTTCGACACGAGTATGTTGGTGCCCACATTGCCCGTTGTCCACAGTCTTCCGGCGAACTACAAGGATAGATTCCAGCTGGTCGGACTCAACAGGGCACGAGAGCTCACGCAGCAGCCAAACCCGCTGATGATCATTCTGCTGTTTATTCCGAACACGTTGTTGAAATTGGTCTCGCTACTGTGGTCTCTGCTGAGCAAGTTGCACATTGGCTCGACCAACGTCCAAAAACCCAAGATATTTAGGGTGCCGAAGCAGGCAACCACGGAGTCCAATGAGGTCCGTGTCGGTGAGTTGATCGAGGATGAAGACCTTGCGCATCGACTTGAAGGGGTGCTGGGTGAGAGACCCGCTTTCAACGACGCTTTGCAATCCTGCAAGGAGGAGTTTAAGTACATGCTTGTGCTTCTCGTAGGGAATGTGCGGCAACCTCCACCAACCGAAGATGCAGAGGTTGTTGACGAGAAGGCGGAGACGGTGGCTGCTGTAGAGGAAGTGGATTCGAACTCGATGAAGTTTTTGAGGAACGTGGTATGCGACAACGGGACTTTGAAGCTGTTGGAGGACTACAAGGACGAGATGATTGTATACCTCGGGTCCGTCATCGAGTTAGAGCCCTGGCTGATCACGCGGGACTTGAAAATCAAGTACACCCCTGAAGCTTTCCTCATCGGCAACGTGTTGAACTCGAACGGGTCCGTCAACGGTGCTACGAAGTTAAGCGTCCTTTCAAAGCTAAGGGTTACTTCCGCTAGGAGGTTCCAGAATTCGCTGAAGCTGACGCTCGATAAGTTCAACCCGGAGATGACGGTCAACAGGACGGAGCACCACGAGTTGCGCACGGCGAGAAAGATCAGACAGATGCAAGAGGAGGCGTACCAGAACTCGCTTATGGAGGACAAGATGAAGGCCGAGAGGAGAAAGATTAAAGAACAGGAGGAGGCTCTAGAGCAGCAACTGCTCGCCAAACGTGAGAGCGAGGCGAAAATGGCCGAGACGCTCCGCCAGTTACAATGGCTCGAGAAATGCATTGACGTGATGGAGACGCACGGCGAGGGGCAACAGAAGGCGGATACGGGCAAATACGCCACGTTGCAGATCAGGACCTCTGAGGGGACCCGGTTTGTGTGCAAGTTTGTCGGAGACACGACGCTGCACTCTGTTTACATCAACGTCGGGTGCCACctgtacttgaacaacaactCCCCAGACCAAGAAGCATGGGCGAAGAGTGTCATCGCGAAGATTAAAGAGTTGATGCGGAGCGACTCCGTGCTCTGCTTCAAGGACATTGAGTCCGCGGAGGACGATTTGGACGATCTGGACATTGCAAAACTGATCAGAGAGGAATTGGCAAAGCACACAGACGGTGCGCAGACTCCAGCAGAGATTTCATTCGATTTCGAGCTAGTCTCGCCGTTCCCCAGGTACAAAGTGCCCACGAACGAGAAGCTGAAGCTGAGAGAAGTCTCGCAACTGTGGCCCAACGGCAGTCTGCTCGTGGAGAATATTATagaagaggacgacgagggcGAAGAGGGCACTACAGATGACTCCGAGTGA
- the MRPL39 gene encoding mitochondrial 54S ribosomal protein bL33m (similar to Saccharomyces cerevisiae MRPL39 (YML009C); ancestral locus Anc_5.537) has product MAATKIKTSVIKLVSTAATGFSRHVRIKKGAPLVTQVRYDPKVKQHVLFKEAKSRKVAERKPVNFSRAPKSAGI; this is encoded by the coding sequence ATGGCAGCTACAAAGATCAAGACTTCTGTGATTAAACTCGTCTCGACGGCGGCGACAGGGTTTTCCCGGCACGTGCGGATCAAGAAGGGTGCCCCCCTCGTGACGCAGGTGCGGTACGACCCGAAGGTCAAACAGCACGTCTTGTTCAAGGAGGCCAAGTCCAGAAAAGTCGCTGAGCGGAAGCCCGTCAACTTCTCGAGGGCCCCCAAGTCCGCGGGGATATAA
- the SPT5 gene encoding transcription elongation factor SPT5 (similar to Saccharomyces cerevisiae SPT5 (YML010W); ancestral locus Anc_5.538) produces the protein MEVQNGADDEGKQGSEGPAKVATEESVETARPQQEKKGGEEDDEEDEDDDDEDEEDEDDDEGGPVKRQRQERNRFLDIEAEVSEDDEDDEDEEESELVREGFITRDDEHDDDPSANRDDRLHRELDSNLNKTSEEEARRMARELKERYGRADSRQYRAATEEGHVPQRFLLPSVDTAIVWAVGCNRGREKDLVKKLLKRKLTLDRAPGGKKLKILSIFQRDFNVGTIYIEAPKQSVIEKFCNGIPEIYPQRKKLIPVQELPATLKPNKSDDVPLEEGNYVRIKRGVYRGDLAIVDQISENNLEVMLKIVPRLDYGKSDIVDPQTKQRKMKNPTYANRPSRQLFNPTMALKEDQANLYKRDDHHFTYRNEDYIDGFLYKSFRIQYVDTKDAIPEFDDTTWFESKDGKVDLTRISQTVKKHQASKVTFQAGDRVEILSGEQRGSKGFVTKTTTEIATVKLPDLNPLEFPISTLRKIFETGDNVTVVSGNHQGDSGLVVSVRQGQVTFMSTQTRQDVTITANNLSKSIDSTATSSEYALHDIVELSAKKVACIIQATHDFFKVIDDAGKVSTINKWTILSKINPARTRVATVDSKGNEIKIGDMVVEKLGARREGQVLFIHNQQLFAMSKKILENAGVFVVNSSNIEAMASKSNILNTRLDLNKMNPDFVSGMHPPSSTSTAPIAAPARMGREVALGKTVKVRTPGYKGALGIVKDVSGDRATVELHTKNKHITVDKRKLTYTNREGQGGMTYDELVNNRGRVPYSRIGPSYVSAPRGMAAGQALGGAGPQGELPGGMTPDWGAFNGGKTPAVNSHGGAGGGASTWGNSSTWAGQNAGASSTYGGASAWTGQGSGATSTWGVASAWGNKSSYGGASTWASSGEPTGAQSTWGGGNKSSYGGASTWGVGASNKEGGSSTWGGGDNRATKPVGSTHNNNQQQGNSSTWGASSGTSGGNSTWGGH, from the coding sequence ATGGAGGTGCAAAATGGTGCTGATGATGAGGGCAAGCAGGGCTCAGAGGGGCCTGCTAAGGTTGCTACAGAAGAGAGCGTAGAGACTGCTCGCCCCCaacaggagaagaaaggcggtgaagaagatgatgaagaagatgaagatgacgatgatgaggatgaagaggacgaggacgacgatgagGGCGGTCCGGTCAAGAGACAGCGTCAAGAGAGGAACAGGTTCCTGGATATTGAAGCTGAAGTCAGCGAggacgatgaagatgatgaggatgaggaggagtcCGAGCTTGTGAGGGAAGGTTTCATCACGAGGGATGACGAACACGACGACGACCCGAGTGCGAACAGAGACGATAGACTGCACAGAGAACTGGATTCAAATCTGAACAAGACATCCGAAGAGGAGGCCCGGAGAATGGCAAGGgagttgaaggagaggTACGGTAGAGCGGACTCCAGACAGTACAGGGCCGCCACAGAGGAGGGCCACGTCCCACAAAGATTCCTGTTGCCCAGTGTCGACACAGCGATCGTGTGGGCCGTTGGGTGTAATAGAGGTAGGGAAAAGGATCTTgtgaagaaactgctcaagAGGAAACTTACCCTAGATAGAGCACCGGGtgggaagaaattgaagatcCTGTCtatcttccaaagagaCTTCAACGTCGGTACCATCTACATCGAAGCACCCAAACAGTCCGTCATCGAGAAATTCTGTAACGGTATCCCAGAGATTTACCcacagaggaagaaactgatCCCAGTGCAAGAACTGCCCGCAACGCTGAAACCAAACAAGTCTGACGATGTGCCCCTAGAGGAGGGCAACTACGTACGGATTAAGAGAGGTGTGTACAGGGGTGACCTTGCCATTGTCGACCAGATCAGTGAGAACAACTTGGAGGTCATGCTGAAGATTGTGCCTCGTCTAGATTACGGTAAGAGCGACATAGTCGACCCGCAAACGAAGCAAAGAAAGATGAAGAACCCAACGTACGCGAACAGGCCGTCTCGACAACTGTTTAACCCGACAATGGCGTTGAAGGAGGATCAAGCCAATCTGTACAAGAGGGACGACCACCATTTTACATATAGGAACGAGGACTACATTGACGGGTTTTTGTACAAGTCGTTCAGGATCCAGTACGTCGACACGAAGGACGCGATCCCAGAATTTGACGATACGACGTGGTTCGAGTCCAAGGACGGGAAGGTCGATCTGACCCGTATCTCACAGACAGTCAAGAAGCACCAGGCCTCCAAAGTAACATTCCAAGCGGGTGATCGTGTCGAGATATTGTCTGGTGAACAGCGTGGCTCGAAGGGGTTTGTCACAAAGACGACGACAGAGATCGCTACAGTTAAACTCCCCGACTTGAACCCACTGGAGTTTCCGATATCGACCCTTAGAAAGATCTTCGAGACCGGTGACAACGTTACCGTTGTTAGCGGGAACCACCAAGGTGACTCCGGGTTGGTAGTCTCTGTGCGACAGGGCCAAGTGACGTTCATGTCGACGCAGACACGTCAGGACGTGACCATCACTGCGAACAACCTGTCTAAGTCGATCGACTCCACGGCGACATCGAGCGAATACGCGCTGCACGACATCGTTGAGTTGAGCGCGAAGAAAGTCGCTTGTATCATTCAGGCGACGCACGACTTCTTTAAAGTCATCGACGACGCCGGGAAAGTCAGCACCATCAACAAGTGGACGATCCTGAGCAAGATCAACCCAGCTAGAACCCGTGTCGCTACCGTGGACAGCAAGGGTAACGAGATCAAGATCGGCGACATGGTTGTGGAGAAACTCGGCGCGAGAAGGGAGGGTCAAGTGCTTTTCATCCACAACCAGCAGTTGTTCGCAATGTCGAAGAAGATACTGGAGAACGCTGGTGTGTTCGTGGTCAACTCTTCGAACATCGAGGCCATGGCGTCGAAGAGCAACATATTGAACACGCGTCTggacttgaacaagatgaacCCAGACTTCGTGTCCGGGATGCACCCACCAAGTTCGACCAGTACTGCCCCCATCGCTGCACCTGCGAGAATGGGCCGTGAGGTCGCACTGGGGAAGACCGTCAAAGTGCGCACGCCAGGGTACAAAGGCGCGCTCGGTATAGTGAAGGACGTGAGCGGCGATAGGGCGACTGTCGAACTGCACACGAAGAACAAGCACATCACCGTTgacaagaggaaactgaCGTATACGAACCGCGAGGGACAAGGCGGTATGACGTACGACGAGCTGGTCAACAACCGCGGGAGGGTCCCTTACTCGCGGATTGGGCCCAGCTACGTCAGTGCGCCACGCGGGATGGCCGCTGGTCAAGCACTTGGCGGTGCAGGTCCTCAGGGCGAACTCCCAGGAGGCATGACGCCCGACTGGGGGGCCTTCAATGGGGGGAAGACGCCAGCCGTGAACTCTCACGGTGGTGCTGGCGGTGGTGCGTCTACTTGGGGGAACTCTTCTACGTGGGCTGGTCAGAATGCCGGTGCGTCGTCCACATACGGCGGTGCTTCCGCGTGGACGGGCCAAGGTTCTGGTGCGACGTCGACGTGGGGGGTGGCCTCCGCTTGGGGGAACAAGTCCAGCTACGGCGGTGCGTCTACGTGGGCCTCCAGTGGTGAACCCACGGGAGCACAGTCCACCTGGGGCGGCGGTAATAAGTCGAGTTACGGCGGTGCTTCTACGTGGGGGGTCGGTGCCTCGAACAAAGAGGGAGGCTCGTCTACGTGGGGCGGCGGTGACAACCGTGCCACGAAACCAGTAGGTAGcacacacaacaacaaccaacagCAGGGGAACTCGTCTACTTGGGGCGCCTCCTCGGGCACCAGCGGCGGGAACAGCACCTGGGGCGGGCACTGA
- the RAD33 gene encoding Rad33p (similar to Saccharomyces cerevisiae RAD33 (YML011C); ancestral locus Anc_5.539), producing MAQGKLDYSYVERFERGSIPEEVEDELLGEYAKFSLDGDMVWSDLAPFFEDLQLPAALCRLVRRDDVVLEGTVDVIDFSKIIRLTYHLLVFMDNESVINEFWSLLVGYSGRDVQFPHVELQNHILSVKDLQKVGNLVNEDSGNIIGMLSCATRGTRVYMTYLDFANVLGKLGYLRF from the coding sequence ATGGCCCAGGGGAAGCTGGATTACAGTTATGTGGAGCGGTTTGAGCGTGGGTCCATCCCGGAGGAGGTAGAGGACGAGCTGCTGGGCGAGTATGCCAAATTCAGTCTTGATGGGGACATGGTGTGGTCCGATCTGGCCCCCTTCTTTGAGGACTTGCAGTTGCCGGCCGCGCTGTGCAGGCTTGTGCGGCGGGACGATGTTGTGTTGGAGGGCACTGTGGATGTGATAGACTTCTCCAAGATTATACGGCTCACGTACCACCTGCTTGTATTCATGGACAACGAGAGCGTGATCAACGAGTTTTGGTCACTGCTCGTGGGTTACTCCGGGAGAGACGTGCAGTTCCCGCACGTCGAATTGCAGAACCATATACTGAGCGTCAAGGATCTTCAGAAAGTGGGGAATCTCGTCAACGAGGATTCCGGTAATATAATAGGCATGCTGAGTTGTGCCACTAGGGGGACAAGAGTGTACATGACGTACCTCGATTTTGCAAACGTTCTGGGGAAGCTGGGCTACCTCAGGTTTTAG
- the ERV25 gene encoding Erv25p (similar to Saccharomyces cerevisiae ERV25 (YML012W); ancestral locus Anc_5.540): MQGVLCVLFAVFLQCVCALHFDLPASSKPELYCIRDFVNEGQLVVVNVNTDGSVGDGQVLNMYVRDSNGNEFRNKKDLAGEIRVAFNAPSTTSFDVCLENVANVRGRSLSRSIELDIESGSEARDWNLISANEKLQPVEVELRRIEELTDEIVDELSYLKHREERLRDTNESTNARVRNFSFLIIIVLAGLGVWQINYLRNFFRSKHII; encoded by the coding sequence ATGCAAGGTGTTTTATGTGTGCTGTTTGCTGTGTTTTTGCAGTGCGTTTGCGCGCTTCATTTCGACCTGCCCGCGTCCTCGAAGCCGGAGCTGTACTGCATCCGTGATTTCGTCAACGAGGGTCAATTGGTCGTTGTAAACGTGAACACGGATGGGTCCGTTGGTGACGGGCAGGTGTTGAACATGTACGTGAGGGACTCGAACGGGAACGAGTTCCGGAACAAGAAGGATCTTGCTGGGGAGATCCGGGTTGCGTTCAACGCTCCCTCGACGACTTCGTTCGACGTGTGTTTGGAGAACGTTGCGAACGTGCGGGGCCGCTCGCTGAGCAGGTCCATTGAGCTGGACATCGAGAGCGGGTCCGAGGCACGAGACTGGAACCTGATCTCCGCCAACGAGAAGCTGCAGCCCGTCGAGGTCGAGTTGCGGAGAATCGAGGAGTTGACAGACGAGATCGTCGACGAGTTGTCGTACTTGAAACACAGAGAGGAGAGACTGAGGGACACGAACGAGTCCACGAACGCGAGAGTGCGTAACTTCTCCTTCCTGATCATAATCGTCCTTGCTGGGCTCGGCGTGTGGCAGATCAACTACCTGAGAAACTTCTTCAGATCGAAGCATATCATTTAA